One segment of Dromaius novaehollandiae isolate bDroNov1 chromosome Z, bDroNov1.hap1, whole genome shotgun sequence DNA contains the following:
- the LOC112982758 gene encoding glyoxylate reductase/hydroxypyruvate reductase-like, with protein MVSTMSVGYDHVSLEELKKTGTRLGYTPEVLTEAAAELTVALLLATSCQLLEAVDEAKVSGWGSWKPLWMCGYGLTDSTMGILGLGCIGTAVAMHLKPFGVRKFLYINTAPQPKMAAAIPTEFVPLEEMARCSDFITVCCVLSPGSQSICNSSMFSQMKDTTIFSNRSRGSVVNQDDLYQALASGHIAAAGLDVMVPEPLPTDHPLFKFKNCVILPHITNATWSRVVKGCYRDPPTALCKGEILTENLIIYILF; from the exons ATGGTCAGCACCATGTCAGTGGGATATGACCATGTTTCCCTGGAGGAGCTGAAGAAGAC AGGAACCAGGTTAGGATATACGCCAGAGGTACTGACAGAAGCAGCTGCTGAATTGACAGTGGCTCTTCTTCTAGCAACATCTTGTCAGCTCTTGGAGGCTGTGGATGAAGCTAAGGT CAGCGGCTGGGGCAGCTGGAAACCTCTCTGGATGTGTGGCTATGGTCTGACTGACAGCACCATGGGGATACTGGGTCTTGGATGCAT AGGAACAGCTGTGGCCATGCACTTGAAGCCATTTGGAGTCAGGAAGTTCCTCTACATCAACACTGCTCCCCAGCCCAAAATGGCTGCTGCAATCCCAACAGAGTTTG TGCCACTGGAGGAAATGGCCAGGTGTTCAGACTTCATCACTGTGTGTTGCGTGCTGTCTCCAGGATCACAGAGCATCTGCAACAGTAGCATGTTCTCCCAAATGAAAGATACCACCATATTCAGCAATAGGAGCAG GGGAAGTGTAGTGAACCAGGATGACCTATACCAGGCTCTGGCCAGTGGTCacattgcagctgctggtctggATGTTATGGTGCCTGAACCTCTGCCTACAGATCATCctcttttcaaatttaaaaactgTG tgatTCTGCCACACATCACAAATGCCACATGGAGTAGGGTTGTCAAAGGGTGTTACAGAGATCCCCCAACTGCTCTCTGCAAGGGAGAGATCCTAACTGAAAACTTgattatttacattttgttttaa